The DNA segment ACGAAGGGCGAACCAACCTTCGTTCGGACGACGCGGAAATCCCCCGCTTTCTCGATCCCGGAATTCGATGTGACTGGCGTAACGACAACCTTCGCGTCCAGAAACCTGGCGGTCATCAGCCCGAGCAGATCGCCGCGTAGCGGCGCGCCCGTCTCGTCAGCGACAAGCGGCCGGTCACCGTCACCGTCGGCCGAGACAATGGCGTCGAGCTTGTTCGCCCTCGCCCAGGATCTGAGAAGACCTATGGTCTCGGGCGAAACAGCTTCGGTGTCTACTGGGATGAAGCGGTCGGAACGACCGAGCGCAACGACCTCGGCGCCGTAGATCTTCAGGACCTTCCCTAATAAGTCCCGGGCGACCGTCGAATGCTGGTAGAGCCCCACCGTGAGGCCGCTGAGGGCGCCCGGCGGAAGCACGATCACGTTGCGTTTCAGGAAGAGCGTCTCGATTTCGGTTGAGTGGTCCGGCGCTTCTCCGGGAGAACTGCCGACCTCTCCCTTGTTCAGCTCCGCGGCAATCGCCGTGATGTGCATCTCGTCCTGCTTGCCGATCTCGCCGTCGGGCCGGTAGAACTTGATGCCGTTGCGGTCGGCAGGGATGTGCGAGCCCGTAACCATCAGCGAAGCTGCACCAATGTTCAGCCCGTAGAGCGCCAGGGCCGGCGTCGCGACCGGACCGCATGCAAGCGGCCGCAGGCCTTCACGCTTCAGGGCGCCGATGCAGGTCGCGGCAATTCCCGGGCTTGAAGCGCGGAAATCATGGCCGACGAGCACCGGATCGCCCGCCCTGATATCGCCCGCCGCCAATAGATGCCGGACGAATGCCGTCGTATAGAGCGATGCCGTCCGACCTTCGAGATCAACGACAAGCCCGCGAAGACCGCTGGTTCCGAATTTCATTAGGTTCTCGCAAAAAATCCGCGCCGCATCGACGTTCAATCGTCGGAAGCGATAGAGAAAAGCGCAGTAAATTCAGTTCTTTACAGACGAGCGAACCCGTGGCAGCAGCCGGGACACGCTCAGGCATCGTTCGCTGCAAACCGTTTGGCCCGGTCGGTACGCAGCCACCGGGACAGCCGTCTTGAGTTAAGGGTCTCGTCACCGGTCTTTGCCGGGGACTTTGAACTCACTCGCTCCGGATCAAGCATTCTCCATTCGCGTTCGAGTTTGACGAGGAGACCGACGGGATCGAATAGAACCATGTGAAACCCTGGGGACAATATTTCACGCAGATTCAGACAACAGTATTCGACGGAATGCCGGACAATTCGCATCGAATAAATAGCAATATACACATCTCGTAAGAGAAAATATGTGACCTCGGTCACCCTATCGCTCGAATATTCTTCTTCATTTATTTCAAATATTATTCTTCAACTTGGAATCTATTCTTGGAAGAAAACGCAGAACTACAACGCCGCGCGCCTGATCAGACGCGCAAGGGCAGGTGTCAAAACAATGAGCTAAAACGAGCGCGCCGCCGGGGTACGAGGGTGAGCCCGGCCAAGCCTTGCATGAGCGATTGGCGTCGTCGATGTACCCAATGCGCTTCGATCTTCACGGCCGTTTCTGCACTCGTGATAAACGAGGTAAAGCACCCCAAAGAAGTATCCGAGCTGCATCAAAACAAAGCAGCCGCCGGCATATTTGAGCGCAGGCCATATCGAGCCCTCGGAGAAATAAGTGATCAGACCGGTTACGAACGAGGTGAGAGGGATCTGAACGAAGACAGCCGGAGCCGCCATCAACTGGATAAAGCTTTTCAAGACTTCTCCTCACGTGTTGCGGACGATTCCAAGGGAAGCGGAGGTGCGTGGCGCTTCGGCGCGGACTGCCAATCTCCGGACCATCGTCACGGTACCAGTCCTGCATCGACACGATTGCCTTCCCCCGCGCCTCGAAGGACGCGCCATCAAGCAGTTCAATTTTCTGCACTTTGGGCTTTGCGCTTATAAACGTGGATGTAATCCACCAGGAGATATGACGGGTTCGGCGTTTCATCGATCGGCCAGCCTGGGCCGAGGGCAAGATTCACCAGCGGGAAGAAGGCCATATGAAATTCCGGCGGCGTTTCAAAACTCCATATGGACTTGCGGTCCAAATAGAACGTCGACCTGCCTGGCGTGATCTCCACGCCATAGGTGTGGTATTCCTTGCTCAGCACACCATCCTCGACGGTGGTCAGGTGGCCGTCCGTAGTGTGCTGCGCTCCCTCGCCCTGCCTCCAGACATGATAGCCACTGCTGAACTCCCCGGGCGCTCGTCCGTAATACTCGATGACGTCTATCTCGGCCGTGAACTTTGATCGATCAATACCGATGAGCCAGAAAGCCGGCCACACTCCCTTGCCCGGCGGCAGCTTCATCCGTGCTTCGAAATATCCGAACTGCTGAGAAAAGCCCTCGCCCTTTGGGTTCGTAGAAGCCAGGAGTCCGGAGCGCCATTGCCCGTCGGTGCCCTTGCGCGCCTCAATGCGCAAGATGCCTGCATTGACGGTAAACGGAAAGCCGTCCTCCGGATCGTGGAAGCGAGCATCGCCGAAATCGCCGTTCCACGGCGTGTGCGCAATCCAGCGTGAGCGGTTCTCCCCCCAGGCGGAGACGTCCAGCCGGTCGAAATCTTCCGTGAACGTGATCTCAAAGTCATCCAGTTGGATCTGTTCCTGGGCGATGCCCGGTCTGCCCGCCAATCCTATGGCGAATATGCAGGTCAATGAGAGCGTCTTGGCAGATTCTGTGAAGCGCATTTGGTTTTCCTTCACGACAATGGTGGCAAGCATCCTGTCGGCCGGTGAGATCAATTGGCGCCGGCCCGCTGCCCCGCGAACGCCGCGATCGAGGCGTCCGAGCGGCCGAAATGTGCCGACAATTGCTGCTCGATGAATCCAGTCAGACGATTGCGGAAGGTCGCCGACGAGAATTGTGCGGCATGGTCCCGGATGAGGGTCGCGTCCATATCGTCCTCGACCCGCTCAAAGGCCTCGATGGCCTCGAGAATTGCCTCCGGCGTCTGGCGCGCAAAGCGAAATCCGACAGCGGAGGACGAAACAGTCTCGCGCGCCCCGCCGGCATCAAAGGCCAGGACTGGCCGCCCTGATGCCATCGCCTCCACCGGGAGGATGCCAAAATCCTCGACTCCGGGAAACAAGAGTGCGCGGCACCGCGACAGGTGATCGCGCAGGACGGGGAAGGGCTGATGTCCAAGAAATTTGACACTGGGACCGGCGATGGATTTGAGGAAGGCTGCCTGTTCGCCCTCCCCGATCACCACCAACTTCCGGCCAGTCTCACTGCAGGCGCGCACCGCGATATCCGGCCGCTTGTAGGCGGTCAGTTGCCCGGCATAGAGATAGAAGTCGCCCCGTCCACTGCCGATCGTGAAATCGTCAACGGCGACGGGCGGATAAATGACGGTGGCTTCCCGGTCATAAAAGCGTCGGATGCGGTTGGCGACATAGGCGGAGTTGGCCACGAAAGCATCGACCCGCGTCGCAGTCGTCACATCCCAGGCCCGCAATATCGGTGCGGTCGCCGTCATCAACAACCGCCCCGGCCAGGAAAGCCCATGCCGATAGACATGAAACTGATCCCAGATGTAACGCATCGGGGAGTGGCAATAGCATATATGAAGCGCGTCCGCCCGGGTTATGACCCCTTTGGCAGGCCCCGATTCACTCGATAACACCAGATCGTAGTCCTGCAGGTCGAAATGTTCGAGCGCGAAGGGCATCAGCGGTAGCATCTTGGTATAGTGCTTTTGCGCACCGGGTATCTTCTGCAAAAAGGACGTGTGTATGGTGCGTCCCTGCAGAAATGCGCTGAGACGCTTCCGATTGCAGACCAGCGTGAAAATATCGGCGTCGGGGAACATCCTACACAGTTCCTCGACCACCTTTTCGCCGCCGCGCATCGATACGAGCCAATAATGTACAATGGCGACGCGAAGCTTCTTGCCACCGCTTCCGCTGGGAGTATCGGCCGTGCGGGCTTTCACGATCGTCGGTTCGTCGGCCCTGAAGGCTAAAACCTCCGGAAGCGAGGGCGCTAGGTCGAGCATCACGCGAAAACTCCTTCGAGCGGTGTTGTCCAAATTGAGTCGGCTGGGGTGCTTTGCGAAATGAGCCCCTGATACTCGGCCAGGAGGGCATCGCGCCATTCATCGTTCGTCAACGCCAGGCGTGATGACGATCGGAAGGCACGCTCGCTCATTTGGCGAATCTCTTCCTTTGGCATTTCCTGGAAGCGCACCAGCACATCGGAAAAGGCCTTTTCGTCGCCCGTATCGCAGGAGAACGCGATGCCGGCACCGGTCATCTCTTCTGCGAGAAATGCGTCTTTCGACAGGATAACCGGAACGCCGCTACGCGCCGCTTCGATCGCGACCAGACCGAACGGTTCCGGATAGCGCGAAGGCATAACAAGTGCGCGCGCCTTGCGGATGGCGCGGCTGATTTCCGCGTGCGACAACCACCCGAGAGTCCTCACATGGGAGCCGGATTCCGAAACCCTTCCCATCAGCGGGCCATCGCCAATCACACAAAGCCGTGCTCTGGCTCGCTTCGTGGCTGCTACCGCATCTTCGATGCCCTTCTCCTCGTCCAGTCGACCGATGAAGAAGAACTCGTCATTGTCTTCCGCCTTAACGCGTTCGGAAGAAAGCAAAGCGACAGGATTACGAATTGTTTTGGTCCGGCTCGCCGGGTAGCCGGCACGCAGGAAGTAGCTCTGCATCCTCTCGTGAAGAAGAAGGATTCTTCCAAACTTCTCCTGGTCTCGCAAAAGCCGCTGGACATTGGCACCCCGGACAACGCGCCAAAGCTTTTGCGGATAGCTTCGCTTGTCACACGCGGTTGCAAGGCAAGCCACTCCGAGCGGACGATGGGGGCAGATCCTTTGGGCCTGATAATCGAAGTAGGCGCCGTTCGGACAGGCCGTGAAGAAATCATGCGCGTGAACAACACACCGACTCGCAACCGGGACCAGGGAGCCGAAAATTGCCGGCGACAGGATCTTTGACCAGCCATGCACATGATAGGCCGTGTTCGGGGTGTCGTTTGCCCTGACCCAAGCAGATAACATTCGAGCGGCATGGACATTATGGATTCCGGTAAAAACCGCCGTCATTCGCTTGGCGTTCAGCAAATCGCGGCCGCCCAAGGCAACGATGGTAACATCAAGAGCCCGCAGTTCCGCGTTCGCGCCATCGTCGCCGCAAATGTAGGTCACGGGAATACCCAGGTCGCGCAAGAGCCTTGCGGACAACAGGGAAAGGGTCGTTGCCCCGCCGCGCGCCGCAGAGTAGTCGTCGATTATGACCACTCGGTCGAGGCCCACCGCGGCCGAGCGATCGCCGAAGGAGCGTTCCGCAACGGCGTTTGCGCCCGGGGTTCCTCGTTGATCGCGACTATGTGCTTGAGCTTTGGACACGAGAACCTCATTTCACCGAGAACGTGCTGTCGGCGTAATCTTGCAAAGCCTTACGATTAAGGATGCGGATCCGGCCCTGCGCTCCGTCGATGATCTTGCTCTCCCGCAATCGCCGCAGGCACCTGTTGACCTTCTCGCGAGAGGCCGGAAGCGTCGCCGCAAGCTCGTGCTGAGAAATGATCAATTCGTCCCGGGAGTTTGGCGTGTCGTTGGCGTAGACTTTCGAAAGCCGCAACAGTGTGCTTGCCAGTCTTGATTGCAGGCTCGACCCGGCGTTCGAAATGATGCGAAGCTCAAGCTCCGAAACACGCGCCAATGCCTTGAACAGGACCGTTTCCTGAAAATCAGGATCGCTGGCGTATTTCTCGCGCAGCAGCCGTCCTTCGAAGAAGTGAAGTTCGCAGTCCGTAGCAGCGCGATATTCAAGACTCAACGTCTGCTTCCGCAAGACTTCGAGCTCACCAATAATCCCCGCTTTGGGTATGATTTCGACGATGAACTCCCTGCCATCAGGCAACACAGTGCTCGCAATGACCAGGCCGTGCTGCACGCGAGCAAACTTGTCGATGCGGACGCCTGCCATGGCGATAACCTCGCCGCGGCGAAAGGTCCTCACACTCGAGCGACAGAAGGCAAATTCATCGTCCGTGGCCGCGCGGCGCCCACCACCAAGAGGCGGCACAAGCGCCCGACTGACACTGTAATCGCGGATGGGTATGGGGCCGTCCATACGCTTCACTCCTCGAGCAAGATCCCAGGGCGAATGCTGCAGCGCAATATGCGTTAATACATATCATTACTCTACTAGCGCTGGTCAAATCACCCATTGGGATTAGTTTTTTGAGTATCAAACGAATTACATGATGTTTTTTCAGGCAAAAAGCGAATAATATAAGCAGAATGCGGATGAATTATTTGACTACTTTATGAAATAACGGTCATTACTTCATTCAAAGCAAAGACTTATCGAACTGAACCAGGAACAATAGCCATAATATCGCCGAACTTCTGGCAATTTCCCTATCAGAATATTTTGTTAAGCAGTATGACCTTGGTCACATACAGCCTCTTCGCAGTGCAGCAAACTTGCCTCGATTTAGACCGCGAGAGGGACGTGAACGATGGCGAGCAGAGCGCAGAGCCGAGAGGCAGAACGGGCATGGCGCGGTGTTGACGTTTCCGCGCATACTCAGAATTCCAGTGGATCCAGACCTCATCCCCTCGGACGAACCTCCAAACGCGCAGTCGACCTTGTGGTCGCAATAGTCGCCCTGGTCGTTCTCGCTCCGCTTCTTCTTATCGTGGCGATGGTCGTGAAACTTGGTGACGGCGGTCCGGTCCTTTACTCGCATACGCGGGTGGGATTTGGCGGCGCCCCTTTCGGGTGCCTCAAATTCCGCACGATGAAGACGAATGCGAGCGCTCAACTCGCAGAACTGCTGAAGACCGACCCTACCGCCCGGATGGAATGGGAAGCGACCCGGAAGCTGAAGAATGATCCGAGGATTACGGTTGTCGGCGAAATCCTAAGGCGATCGAGCCTTGATGAGCTGCCGCAGCTTATCAACGTCGTGCGCGGGGAAATGAGCCTGGTGGGACCACGACCGGTCACGACCGAGGAACTGCCACGCTACGGAGAGCACGTTCTCACCTATTTTGCCGCCCGTCCCGGCCTGACCGGCCATTGGCAGACGAGCGGTCGCAACGATGTCAGCTATCAGAGCCGCGTATCGCTCGACGTCCACTATGTCCGGACCTGGTCGCTCTGGAGGGACTTCGCCATCATGCTCAAGACCGTTCCGAGCCTGTTTTCGCAGCGCGGGTCATACTAGCGCGCCTCTCAAGACAGCAAAACGAGCGCGCCAAAGCTTCGAAAATTCCAGTGATTGCTGTGGAGACGGATGAGGCAATATGAATTACGTCTATGGCGGTGTTTCCCCGATAGCCCTCCCCGTCTCGAACAGCAGCGCCAATTCGCCGTTGGCCTTGCAGGATGTGTTCTTTTTTCTTCGCGTGCGCTGGCCATGGATCGTCTCTACGATCACAGCCTTCCTCGCCATAGCGATTGTTCACCTCGCGACAGCCAAGCCGACTTTCGTGGCGGATACCCAGCTTCTCGTCATGCTGCCGGCCAACAGCTCCGAGACGCAAAGAGCCTCGGCCGAAGATGCGTTCATCGAAGTGCAGCTGCAGATTGCCGGTTCCAGCGACGTGCTCGCCGCAACAGCATCCGCGCTCGATCTCGCCAGCGACCCGGATTTCGCCGACCAGCCACCGTCGTCCAAGGAAATCGCAAAAGAATGGTTGATGGGCCTTCTTCTCGGACGCGCAGAACCAGACAGCGAGGCGGGCGAAGCCCAGCCGCAAGCGCGGACAGAAGAGCAGAAACGGCTCGATCGGATTATCGTGCGGTTGCGCAGCATGGTGACTTTGCGTCGGAGCGGGCGATCCACCATCCTGCAAATATCGGCGGCAGCATCCAGCCCTGAAAAGGCAGCGAAAATCGCCAACACCGTCGCACAGGAATATATCCGCAAAAACATCCAAATGAACGCTCAGGCGGCGCAACAATACAGCGAATGGCTGGCGAAGTTCGTCATTGAGCAACAGCGCGAATTGAGTGAGGCAGCCAACGCCTTGAGCACGTTCAGGGCCAATCCACGTGACCAGTTCAAGCTTGCCGAATTGCGGAGCGCCGCAGACGCCCGCCGCGCACTCTTCGAAAGTACCCTGACGCGATTTATGGAAGCGAAGCAGCGCATCTCCTATCCGGTCTCCGACGCTACAATCGTTTCCGTGGCGACCCCGCCACTCTCCAAGGAGCGTCCGCGCAGCAGCCTGGTCCTCGCCTTTTCCATCGCCGTCGGGACAGGCGCCGGTTTGATGTTGGCAATGATACGGCACGTCGGCGATCGCCGGATCATCCGCGCCCGGCAGCTCACGCAAGCAGCAGGCCTGAAATCGGTCACGTTGCTGGGACGTCGCTCTGCCTCCTCGCCCCCTGCCGCTGACACAGGCAATGGCGCGGCCACTCTTAGGACGCTGGACGGCATGGGCGAATTGGCCGCGATCGTCGCAGGCTTGCGACGCAGACAACGCATCGTCATCGGAATAGTCGCGGTCAATCCGGGCAACGGGGCGTCGACTATCGCCCGCGACCTTGCAATCCTCACCGCGCTGTCGGGCTCGCAAACTCTTCTTATTGACGCCGCGGCCCCAAATTCCTCGCTGAGTGCGGCAATTGCGCCCCAAGCCCCGATCGGCCTCGTCGATGTGCTCGATGAAGACGAGCTGATGGAGAGGGCGGTGATCTCGCTTGCGCCGACTCTGCAGTTTCTCCCGCTCGGTAAAGTCGGCAGGGTCACCCCAGCCATTCGCATCAGCTCGGGCCGGACCCAATGGAGCTTTGATGCCCTGAAGAAGAAATACGACACGATCCTCGTCGACCTCCCCGCATTCTCCGCTTCCCCGGATGCGAATGCGATAACGCCGGAACTGGACGGAGTCCTGGTGGTGACGGCCTACGGGCGCACCTCTGTCGACGACGCAGTCAGGGCGATCGACAGTATGCGCAACGTCGACGGCGAGATCCTCGGCGCCGTCATCAACAACGCCCCAGCCAGGATGCTGCGATGACAGCGGACTCCGACTGGACGAGAAAGCGAGACAGGCAAGCCATGCGAGAGCGTTTTGACCACTTGCCCCGTCGCGCGGAGTGCGCGCCGCTGCCGTTGCGCGCCACCGTCGGCATCGCTTCGGCTGGCCGCCCCGCGACGCTTCAACAGACGATCCGCTATCTGGCTACGATGCAAGCTCCTCCCGTGCGGACGATCGTATGCGTGCCGGACATGGACGATGCGGGCTCGCTTTCGAGCTCGCCCGGCGTCGAACTCATCGTCGGCCGGCGCGGCCTCACGTGCCAGCGCAACGCGATCATCCGCGCCGCGGCGCCGGATACGGATATTATTGTCTTCCTCGACGACGACTTCGTTCCCGCACCCGACTTTATAGCGCGAATGGCAGCCGTTTTTGCGCGGCAGGACGATGTCGTCATCGCTACCGGCGAAGTCCTGGCTGACGGTATCCTTGGCAAGGGCCTAAGCATGGCCGAGGCGCTCAGCATCATTGAAAGGGCGGCCGAACGGCCGGAACTGGTGACGGACGTCTACAATGCTTACGGCTGCAATATGGTGGTGCGCCTGGCGCCCGTCCTGGAACAGGCACTGACATTTGACGAAGAACTTCCGCTCTATGGCTGGCTGGAAGATGTCGACTTCAGCAGGACCATCGCACGTCACGGGCGATCCGTTAAGGTCGCGGGAGCCCTCGGCGTTCACCTCGGGGTCAAGTCGGGTCGTCAGCCTGGTCTACGGCTTGGTTACTCGCAGGTCGCCAATCCTGCCTACCTGATGCGCAAGGGCACGATGACGAGCGCGCGCGCGATCGCGCAGATCAGTCGCAATATGCTGGCAAACCTTCGCGGCGCGCTGATCGCTGACCGCTCCGTCGATCGGCTTGGCCGCCTGCGCGGCAATATCGTCGCCATGAGAGATCTTCTCGCAGGCAACGCATCTCCTTCGCGCGTCCTGGAATTCAGCAGTAGCTCAAATAAAACGTTGCCATCGACCCCAGCGAACCGGAGCGAGCAGCCGTCATGAAACGACTTTCCTTGTCCGCTCTTCGCCTTTCCAGTGGCCTCGCCATACTTGCCGTCGCCTGGACGGCGCGTTTTGAGGCAGCCCATGCCGAACCCTATACGCTTGTCCCGGAGGACAGGATAAAGTTGCGCATTGTCGAGTGGCGTTCGTCTGAGGAACAATATGCCAGTTGGCAGGCGCTCGAAGGGACCTATGCGGTCGATCATGCGGGCAACCTGTCGATCCCCATCGCGGGCCAGATCACGGCCATCGGCAAGACGACCGAGCAGGTCTCCGACGCCGTTGCGACCGCCTTGACCGAGAAGGCGGCGCTGCCGGGCAAACCCTTTATCGCCGTGGAAATCGCCGAGCATGCGCCGATCTTCATCACCGGCGCCGTTGAGACGCCCGGGCGCTATTCCTTCCAAACGAACATGACAGTGATGAAAGCGGTCAGCGTTGCCGGCGGCTTTCTCCGCCGCGGGGAAACCTACACCCTCGAGCGCAACCGGATCGAAGCCGCCGGCGCCTATCGCACGGCCGCCCTCGTTCAACGCGATCTCCTTGTTCGGAGGGCCCGGCTCAGCGCCGAAATCGCCGGCGAAACGAGCTTCGAGATCCCCGCAGAACTTTCCGGCACGCCAGACATCGACAAGTTGAAGGAGGAAGAGACCAACCTGATGCGACTGAGGCGCATCGAGCTCAAAAGTCGGATCGACGCGGCCGATGACCTTAGCCGTCTTTACAGCCGGGAAATAAAGACGCTTGAGGCAAAGATCACGTCGCAGAAGCGGCAGATCGACCTCGCACAGCGGGAATTCGACAGCGTCAACAACCTCGCCAGCAGAGGCCTGACCGACAATGCGCGGCATTTGTCCGTCGATCGAGGATTGGCGGAGGCCCAGGGCCGGTTGCTCGACCTGGAAATCGCCCTCACCAAGGCTCGCCAGTCGCTGAGCGAAAGCGAGCAGGAAAAGCTCAATATCGTCAACAAGCAAAATGCCGAGAACCAGCAGGAGGTGAATACGATCGACTTGGCAATCCGCAAGTCGGCAATCGACATCCAGGTCGCGCGATTGCTTGGCGAACAAGCCGACTACAGCGCGCAGGTTGCAGGGAGCACACAGGAGGAGGCCGTCGCGCTTGGCGACATCGGCAAAACCTTCAGGATCATGCGCCGCAACGGCGACGGCAGCTATAGCCATATCGATGCCGATGAAACGACGCCCTTGCTTCCGCACGACCTGATCGAGGTCGGCGTCGGCGTGGCCTCGCAAACATCATCCTTGCCGCAGCACGCGCAACCTTCCCCCGCAATGCTCGCAAACATGGCGCAGGAGGGTCCGCCTGTCTCCGAGCCGCTTGAACCGACCAAGAGACGGCCATGACGATAGAAGTGATCGGCTATATCGTCTTCCTGCTTGGTGCGTTCGGCATCGTTCTCGGAGCACGCTTCGCGATCGCCGTCCTTTGCTTGTCGGTGTTGTTCGGCGCCGCCGCCGCCATTCAGCTCCCCTCGCTTGGCGGCAGCAGCATCCAGCCTAGCCATCTTCTTCTATTTTCGCTGATCGCATGTTGCATGCTTCGCCCCCGCCTGATCCAGCAGGCACTGGCGAGCGCCGCTTATCCAGGCCCCGGCTTCTGGTTCGCCGGATACATACTCTTTTCTGTGCTTTCGGCTTTTTTCCTGCCGCGAATCTTCCAGGGCGCGACGCTGGTCTACTCCTCGGCGCGCGGCGCGTCAGGGGTGATGTCGACGATAGCCTCCCCGCTTTCGCCGGGCTCGTCGAACCTGACCCAGGCCGTCTACCTGCTCAGTGATCTCGCCTGCTTTGCCGTGGTCTGTGGCCTCGCGCAACTGGGGCACGCACGCTTCCTGGCCCAAACATTGGTGATGACCGCCGTAACTTGTTTTGCTCTGGCGAGCCTTGATGTGGGGACGTTCATGGCCGGTCAGCCCGAATGGCTCGATTTTATCCGGAACGCCAACTACACGATGCATACGGCCGAAACCATGAGCGGCTTCAAACGTATCGTCGGCTCGTACCCTGAAGCAAGCGCATACGGTTCGGCGGCATTGGCGTACTTCGCATTCACGCTCATGCTTTGGCTGGAGTGTTTTCCAAGTCGGCTGGCCGGTTTTGCCGCCCTGTCGATCGGTGTGACAATCCTCCTGTGCACATCGACGACCGCGTATATCGCCGGTGCGCTTGTTCTCTTGGCCGTGATCGCGTTCAGCCTGAATCAGCTTGTCGCCGGCCGGACGACGACGCGC comes from the Sinorhizobium garamanticum genome and includes:
- a CDS encoding sugar transferase, which gives rise to MASRAQSREAERAWRGVDVSAHTQNSSGSRPHPLGRTSKRAVDLVVAIVALVVLAPLLLIVAMVVKLGDGGPVLYSHTRVGFGGAPFGCLKFRTMKTNASAQLAELLKTDPTARMEWEATRKLKNDPRITVVGEILRRSSLDELPQLINVVRGEMSLVGPRPVTTEELPRYGEHVLTYFAARPGLTGHWQTSGRNDVSYQSRVSLDVHYVRTWSLWRDFAIMLKTVPSLFSQRGSY
- a CDS encoding glycoside hydrolase family 16 protein; the encoded protein is MRFTESAKTLSLTCIFAIGLAGRPGIAQEQIQLDDFEITFTEDFDRLDVSAWGENRSRWIAHTPWNGDFGDARFHDPEDGFPFTVNAGILRIEARKGTDGQWRSGLLASTNPKGEGFSQQFGYFEARMKLPPGKGVWPAFWLIGIDRSKFTAEIDVIEYYGRAPGEFSSGYHVWRQGEGAQHTTDGHLTTVEDGVLSKEYHTYGVEITPGRSTFYLDRKSIWSFETPPEFHMAFFPLVNLALGPGWPIDETPNPSYLLVDYIHVYKRKAQSAEN
- a CDS encoding glycosyltransferase family 4 protein encodes the protein MSKAQAHSRDQRGTPGANAVAERSFGDRSAAVGLDRVVIIDDYSAARGGATTLSLLSARLLRDLGIPVTYICGDDGANAELRALDVTIVALGGRDLLNAKRMTAVFTGIHNVHAARMLSAWVRANDTPNTAYHVHGWSKILSPAIFGSLVPVASRCVVHAHDFFTACPNGAYFDYQAQRICPHRPLGVACLATACDKRSYPQKLWRVVRGANVQRLLRDQEKFGRILLLHERMQSYFLRAGYPASRTKTIRNPVALLSSERVKAEDNDEFFFIGRLDEEKGIEDAVAATKRARARLCVIGDGPLMGRVSESGSHVRTLGWLSHAEISRAIRKARALVMPSRYPEPFGLVAIEAARSGVPVILSKDAFLAEEMTGAGIAFSCDTGDEKAFSDVLVRFQEMPKEEIRQMSERAFRSSSRLALTNDEWRDALLAEYQGLISQSTPADSIWTTPLEGVFA
- a CDS encoding glycosyltransferase family 4 protein: MMLDLAPSLPEVLAFRADEPTIVKARTADTPSGSGGKKLRVAIVHYWLVSMRGGEKVVEELCRMFPDADIFTLVCNRKRLSAFLQGRTIHTSFLQKIPGAQKHYTKMLPLMPFALEHFDLQDYDLVLSSESGPAKGVITRADALHICYCHSPMRYIWDQFHVYRHGLSWPGRLLMTATAPILRAWDVTTATRVDAFVANSAYVANRIRRFYDREATVIYPPVAVDDFTIGSGRGDFYLYAGQLTAYKRPDIAVRACSETGRKLVVIGEGEQAAFLKSIAGPSVKFLGHQPFPVLRDHLSRCRALLFPGVEDFGILPVEAMASGRPVLAFDAGGARETVSSSAVGFRFARQTPEAILEAIEAFERVEDDMDATLIRDHAAQFSSATFRNRLTGFIEQQLSAHFGRSDASIAAFAGQRAGAN
- a CDS encoding Crp/Fnr family transcriptional regulator yields the protein MDGPIPIRDYSVSRALVPPLGGGRRAATDDEFAFCRSSVRTFRRGEVIAMAGVRIDKFARVQHGLVIASTVLPDGREFIVEIIPKAGIIGELEVLRKQTLSLEYRAATDCELHFFEGRLLREKYASDPDFQETVLFKALARVSELELRIISNAGSSLQSRLASTLLRLSKVYANDTPNSRDELIISQHELAATLPASREKVNRCLRRLRESKIIDGAQGRIRILNRKALQDYADSTFSVK
- a CDS encoding tyrosine-protein kinase domain-containing protein, producing MNYVYGGVSPIALPVSNSSANSPLALQDVFFFLRVRWPWIVSTITAFLAIAIVHLATAKPTFVADTQLLVMLPANSSETQRASAEDAFIEVQLQIAGSSDVLAATASALDLASDPDFADQPPSSKEIAKEWLMGLLLGRAEPDSEAGEAQPQARTEEQKRLDRIIVRLRSMVTLRRSGRSTILQISAAASSPEKAAKIANTVAQEYIRKNIQMNAQAAQQYSEWLAKFVIEQQRELSEAANALSTFRANPRDQFKLAELRSAADARRALFESTLTRFMEAKQRISYPVSDATIVSVATPPLSKERPRSSLVLAFSIAVGTGAGLMLAMIRHVGDRRIIRARQLTQAAGLKSVTLLGRRSASSPPAADTGNGAATLRTLDGMGELAAIVAGLRRRQRIVIGIVAVNPGNGASTIARDLAILTALSGSQTLLIDAAAPNSSLSAAIAPQAPIGLVDVLDEDELMERAVISLAPTLQFLPLGKVGRVTPAIRISSGRTQWSFDALKKKYDTILVDLPAFSASPDANAITPELDGVLVVTAYGRTSVDDAVRAIDSMRNVDGEILGAVINNAPARMLR
- a CDS encoding phosphomannomutase, with product MKFGTSGLRGLVVDLEGRTASLYTTAFVRHLLAAGDIRAGDPVLVGHDFRASSPGIAATCIGALKREGLRPLACGPVATPALALYGLNIGAASLMVTGSHIPADRNGIKFYRPDGEIGKQDEMHITAIAAELNKGEVGSSPGEAPDHSTEIETLFLKRNVIVLPPGALSGLTVGLYQHSTVARDLLGKVLKIYGAEVVALGRSDRFIPVDTEAVSPETIGLLRSWARANKLDAIVSADGDGDRPLVADETGAPLRGDLLGLMTARFLDAKVVVTPVTSNSGIEKAGDFRVVRTKVGSPFVIAAMLSALEGKADAVMGFEANGGVLTGSEFPVAAGRLRPLPTRDSFLPVLAALFNAIQEKRPLSEVAAGYRLPFAAAGRHENVPGEASAALMAHLRTSDVNLAGFLKARSPVAAKSEIDGLRITLSDGRIVHFRPSGNAPEMRCYVEAETEEAANTLLDQGLGLIREWAGSENGSLCL
- a CDS encoding glycosyltransferase family 2 protein; amino-acid sequence: MRERFDHLPRRAECAPLPLRATVGIASAGRPATLQQTIRYLATMQAPPVRTIVCVPDMDDAGSLSSSPGVELIVGRRGLTCQRNAIIRAAAPDTDIIVFLDDDFVPAPDFIARMAAVFARQDDVVIATGEVLADGILGKGLSMAEALSIIERAAERPELVTDVYNAYGCNMVVRLAPVLEQALTFDEELPLYGWLEDVDFSRTIARHGRSVKVAGALGVHLGVKSGRQPGLRLGYSQVANPAYLMRKGTMTSARAIAQISRNMLANLRGALIADRSVDRLGRLRGNIVAMRDLLAGNASPSRVLEFSSSSNKTLPSTPANRSEQPS
- a CDS encoding exopolysaccharide production repressor protein, which produces MKSFIQLMAAPAVFVQIPLTSFVTGLITYFSEGSIWPALKYAGGCFVLMQLGYFFGVLYLVYHECRNGREDRSALGTSTTPIAHARLGRAHPRTPAARSF